In Ovis canadensis isolate MfBH-ARS-UI-01 breed Bighorn chromosome 3, ARS-UI_OviCan_v2, whole genome shotgun sequence, one DNA window encodes the following:
- the NACA gene encoding nascent polypeptide-associated complex subunit alpha isoform X1, with protein MPGEATETVPATEQELPQPQAETAVPPVSSALSVTAALGQPKPTPTPPCSLASQQCPLATPDQPSPFLSPSTIASTPFEAPFLPSSHGTALPLGAAPPTDTPIFLPNLIGPPISPAALALASPMITPTLKGAHSSSAPLALVALAPHSVQKSSDYPPNALSSPPSVAVIESGSVTSLSAPVARSEPKPSPSQAPSQVIPNPKGTPNPPSIVSAIPSHLVTPLASIQSDLPSCSQIPPATPPAIPSPQVKGVSVSSALTAPQNPVSLSLKGPLSPPAASSLSTQSFAEAAGSPPVCLTSLGSLTPLHQSSPVQTSSSNILSDPIEDTIFVDDSSTDASSQRSVIPPLPSRNEVVPTAVTAFPGGTPTSSLALSADKGISAVTDLTSSNVVASSPLSPTASLILKDFPSTAALAAPKDAPSPQSTSSSPEIALSPEATLATKSYLEPLPVVKPASTTPSSLSVNSPVSVIRTDSYASPDPTNLLLKSSFTTPTVAAFPLESAAIDGMAPTTAKGTSTPSNVASPSTLTTLPLMPPTSESCPMAPVVTLSSQNASASLAPMAQVPEIPKSESSTPLPPTGTPQGEKKVHGISQTSPLAPVASAPEGYPTKDSGASITASSKGMYLADSPSPLGTTVSPQPKRIPTKKGSATAPSSLAPSASKSVLAIPDTPAGNLSFTVSPVEASSLPEADLPFHVSKGSLAEKHSPTPPSPREAPVPPPMVPSPKEGPASPSPKETLTPLAVTPSTPKGAPAAPSLKEAPTPLAMTPPSPKGSSATTLPKETPLPAVTPSSPKGAPATPSPKQTPATPPPKETPTFPAKAPPSSKRTPVKPPPKEESTPLGVTHSSPKESLAIPPPKETSSSSALTPPSPKRGPATRSPKKAPASPPPKEDSTPPPVTPPSPKGSPATPSPKGAPASPPPKGDFTSPALTPPSPKGSPATPSPKRAPASPPPKGDSTPPPVTPPSPKGSPATPSPKRAPASPPPKGDSTPPPVTPPSPKGSPATPSPKKAPASPPPKGDSTPPPVTPPSPKGSPATPSPKKAPASPPPKEDSTPPLVTPPSPKGSPATPSPKKAPASPPPKGDFTSPAVTPPSPKGSPATPSPKKAPASPPPKGDSTPPPVTPPSPKGSPATPSPKRAPASPPPKGDFTSPPVAPPSPKGSPATPSPKRAPASPPPKGDFTSPPVAPPSPKGSPATPSPKKAPASPPPKEDSTPPPVTPPSPKGSPATPSPKGAPASPPPKGDSTPQPVTPPSPKGSPATPSPKGAPASPPPKGDFTSPPVTPPSPKGSPATPSPKKAPASPPPKEDSTPPPVTPPSPKGSPATPSPKGAPASPPPKEDSTPQPVTPPSPKGSPGTPSPKRAPASPPPKGDFTSPAMTPPSPEKAPATPSPKGTPTPSAVTSPPPKRGPATPPLTGDPAPPSVAPLSPKRASATLAPKESPATPDPKEASAAASLKGTPTPLAVAPPSSKGTPDPKRASATPDNKEVPTSPAVTPSTKKATGTPVPKGVPTPSAVIPPSPKKSPVPKGAPATSSSKGAPTPPTVIPLSPKEAPTSPVSVTCPLGSTAPQASKGPRIKKGPTAVKAVLDGSAPESVPVITTPTQKGPAAKKSSISPPVCPDPSAQNGTKGPLPAVAPAPLLTVSTQKGSSPKVPKALPVSPLKGTDSFHSPKGSLPPPPESETSTPSATAAPEKILPKAGSVSVSPAPTPSVSLPLASSPVPPLLPKQQFLPSSPGLVLESPCKPSAPADEDELPPLIPPEPISGGVPFQPVLVNMPTPKPAGIPAPTPSAKQPVVKNNKGSGTESDSDESVPELEEQDSTQATTQQAQLAAAAEIDEEPVSKAKQSRSEKKARKAMSKLGLRQVTGVTRVTIRKSKNILFVITKPDVYKSPASDTYIVFGEAKIEDLSQQAQLAAAEKFKVQGEAVSNIQENTQTPTVQEESEEEEVDETGVEVKDIELVMSQANVSRAKAVRALKNNSNDIVNAIMELTM; from the exons ATGCCCGGTGAAGCCACAGAAACCGTCCCTGCTACAGAGCAGGAGTTGCCACAGCCCCAGGCTGAGACAG CTGTGCCTCCTGTGTCTTCAGCCTTGAGTGTCACTGCTGCTTTAGGGCAGCCTAAACCTACCCCTACCCCTCCTTGTTCCCTGGCCTCCCAACAATGCCCTCTGGCAACCCCTGACCAGCCTTCcccattcctttctccctctACCATTGCCTCAACCCCTTTTGAAGCTCCTTTTCTCCCGTCATCCCATGGGACAGCCCTGCCTTTGGGAGCTGCCCCTCCCACTGACACCCCCATTTTCTTACCAAACCTAATAGGGCCTCCCATCTCCCCAGCTGCCTTAGCTCTGGCCTCTCCCATGATAACTCCAACTCTGAAAGGTGCTCATTCCTCTTCAGCTCCCTTGGCTCTGGTGGCCTTGGCTCCCCACTCAGTTCAGAAGAGCTCTGACTATCCCCCTAATGCTCTTAGTTCACCTCCTTCAGTCGCCGTGATTGAGTCGGGGTCAGTGACATCTCTGTCAGCTCCAGTTGCTCGCTCAGAACCAAAGCCCTCTCCTAGTCAAGCTCCCTCTCAAGTAATTCCTAATCCAAAGGGTACTCCCAACCCTCCAAGTATAGTCAGTGCTATCCCTTCCCATCTTGTAACTCCTTTGGCCTCTATTCAGTCTGACCTACCCTCATGTTCTCAGATACCACCCGCCACTCCCCCAGCCATCCCTTCCCCTCAAGTCAAAGGTGTCTCTGTTTCCTCGGCTCTGACTGCTCCACAAAACCCTGTAAGCCTCAGCCTAAAGGGACCGCTTAGTCCACCTGCTGCTTCATCTCTTTCAACTCAGTCTTTTGCTGAGGCTGCTGGGTCCCCCCCAGTTTGCCTCACTTCTCTCGGCTCTCTTACACCTTTACATCAGAGTTCTCCTGTTCAAACTTCAAGTTCTAATATTCTGTCAGATCCCATAGAAGATACTATTTTTGTAGATGATTCTTCTACAGATGCCTCTTCTCAGAGATCTGTAATTCCCCCCCTTCCTTCCAGAAATGAGGTGGTTCCTACTGCTGTGACTGCTTTTCCAGGGGGGACTCCAACTTCCTCTCTGGCTCTGTCTGCTGACAAAGGCATCTCTGCTGTCACTGACCTCACCTCCTCAAATGTAGTTGCCTCTTCTCCGTTATCTCCTACAGCCTCTCTAATTCTCAAAGATTTTCCTAGTACAGCAGCCCTGGCAGCACCTAAAGATGCCCCCTCTCCCCAAAGTACATCGTCTTCCCCAGAGATAGCTCTTTCTCCTGAAGCCACCCTAGCAACAAAAAGCTACCTAGAGCCTCTCCCTGTAGTGAAGCCAGCCAGTACTACTCCCTCTTCTCTGAGTGTTAACTCCCCAGTCTCTGTAATCAGGACAGATTCTTATGCAAGCCCAGACCCAACTAATCTGCTTCTCAAAAGTTCTTTCACTACCCCAACTGTAGCTGCATTTCCTTTGGAAAGTGCTGCCATTGATGGAATGGCTCCTACAACTGCCAAAGGTACTTCCACTCCTTCAAATGTGGCCAGTCCTTCCACTCTTACTACTTTACCTTTGATGCCTCCAACCTCTGAAAGTTGCCCTATGGCTCCAGTAGTGACTTTATCTTCCCAGAATGCTTCTGCTTCTCTAGCTCCTATGGCACAGGTCCCTGAAATTCCCAAGTCTGAGTCTTCTACCCCTCTGCCTCCAACTGGTACTCCTCAGGGTGAAAAGAAAGTTCATGGCATTTCTCAAACCTCACCATTGGCACCTGTGGCTTCTGCTCCTGAAGGGTACCCAACTAAAGACTCTGGTGCTTCTATTACTGCATCTTCCAAAGGAATGTACCTAGCTGACTCCCCATCTCCTTTAGGGACTACTGTGTCTCCTCAGCCTAAAAGAATTCCAACCAAGAAGGGTTCAGCTACTGCTCCCTCAAGTCTTGCCCCTTCTGCTTCTAAAAGTGTGCTTGCTATCCCTGATACTCCTGCTGGAAATCTCTCGTTTACTGTTTCTCCAGTTGAAGCTTCCTCTCTTCCAGAGGCCGATCTTCCTTTTCATGTCTCTAAAGGATCACTAGCCGAGAAGCATTCCCCTACTCCCCCATCCCCCAGAGAGGCTCCTGTTCCCCCGCCTATGGTTCCTTCCCCCAAGGAGGGGCCAGCATCCCCATCCCCTAAAGAGACCCTTACTCCTCTAGCTGTGACCCCTTCCACCCCCAAAGGAGCCCCAGCAGCTCCTTCCCTTAAAGAGGCTCCCACTCCCCTAGCTATGACTCCTCCTTCACCCAAAGGGAGCTCAGCAACCACATTACCTAAAGAGACTCCCCTTCCTGCTGTGACCCCTTCCTCCCCAAAAGGAGCCCCAGCAACTCCTTCCCCAAAGCAAACCCCAGCCACCCCACCTCCCAAAGAGACTCCCACTTTCCCAGCTAAGGCTCCTCCCTCTTCCAAAAGAACCCCAGTTAAGCCACCTCCAAAGGAGGAGTCCACTCCCCTAGGTGTGACTCATTCTTCCCCCAAAGAGAGCCTAGCAATCCCGCCTCCCAAAGAGACTTCCTCTTCCTCAGCTCtgactcctccctcccccaaaagGGGCCCAGCAACTCGATCTCCCAAAAAAGCCCCAGCTAGCCCACCTCCAAAGGAAGACTCCACTCCCCCACCTGtgactcctccctcccccaaaggGAGCCCAGCCACTCCATCTCCCAAAGGAGCCCCAGCTAGCCCACCTCCAAAGGGGGATTTTACTTCCCCAGCTCtgactcctccctcccccaaaggGAGCCCAGCCACTCCATCTCCCAAAAGAGCCCCAGCTAGCCCACCTCCAAAGGGAGACTCCACTCCCCCACCTGtgactcctccctcccccaaaggGAGCCCAGCCACTCCATCTCCCAAAAGAGCCCCAGCTAGCCCACCTCCAAAGGGAGACTCCACTCCCCCACCTGTGACTCCACCCTCCCCCAAAGGAAGCCCAGCCACTCCATCTCCCAAAAAAGCCCCAGCTAGCCCACCTCCAAAGGGAGACTCCACTCCCCCACCTGtgactcctccctcccccaaaggGAGCCCAGCCACTCCATCTCCCAAAAAAGCCCCAGCTAGCCCACCTCCAAAGGAAGACTCCACTCCCCCACTTGtgactcctccctcccccaaaggGAGCCCAGCCACTCCATCTCCCAAAAAAGCCCCAGCTAGCCCACCTCCAAAGGGGGATTTTACTTCCCCAGCTGtgactcctccctcccccaaaggGAGCCCAGCTACTCCATCTCCCAAAAAAGCCCCGGCTAGCCCACCTCCAAAGGGAGACTCCACTCCCCCACCTGtgactcctccctcccccaaaggGAGCCCAGCCACTCCATCTCCCAAAAGAGCCCCAGCTAGCCCACCTCCAAAGGGGGATTTTACTTCCCCACCTgtggctcctccctcccccaaaggGAGCCCAGCCACTCCATCTCCCAAAAGAGCCCCAGCTAGCCCACCTCCAAAGGGGGATTTTACTTCCCCACCTgtggctcctccctcccccaaaggGAGCCCAGCCACTCCATCTCCCAAAAAAGCCCCAGCTAGCCCACCTCCAAAGGAAGACTCCACTCCCCCACCTGtgactcctccctcccccaaaggGAGCCCAGCCACTCCATCTCCCAAAGGAGCCCCAGCTAGCCCACCTCCAAAGGGAGACTCCACTCCCCAACCTGtgactcctccctcccccaaaggGAGCCCAGCCACTCCATCTCCCAAAGGAGCCCCAGCTAGCCCACCTCCAAAGGGGGATTTTACTTCCCCACCTGtgactcctccctcccccaaaggGAGCCCAGCCACTCCATCTCCCAAAAAAGCCCCAGCTAGCCCACCTCCAAAGGAAGACTCCACTCCCCCACCTGtgactcctccctcccccaaaggGAGCCCAGCCACTCCATCTCCCAAAGGAGCCCCAGCTAGCCCACCTCCAAAGGAAGATTCCACTCCCCAACCTGtgactcctccctcccccaaaggGAGCCCAGGGACTCCATCTCCCAAAAGAGCCCCGGCTAGCCCACCTCCAAAGGGGGATTTTACTTCCCCAGCTATGACTCCTCCGTCTCCAGAAAAGGCCCCAGCAACTCCATCACCCAAAGGAACCCCCACTCCCTCTGCTGTGACTTCTCCTCCCCCCAAAAGGGGTCCAGCAACCCCACCTCTCACAGGAGACCCTGCTCCCCCATCTGTGGCTCCTCTCTCCCCCAAAAGAGCTTCAGCAACTCTGGCTCCCAAAGAGTCTCCAGCAACTCCAGACCCCAAAGAGGcctcagcagcagcatcactcaAAGGAACTCCCACTCCTTTAGCTGtggctcctccctcctccaaaGGGACTCCGGACCCCAAAAGAGCCTCAGCAACTCCAGACAACAAAGAGGTCCCTACTTCCCCAGCCGTGACTCCTTCCACCAAAAAAGCAACAGGAACCCCTGTCCCCAAAGGAGTGCCCACTCCCTCAGCTGTaattcctccctccccaaaaaagTCTCCAGTCCCCAAAGGGGCCCCAGCAACCTCATCCTCCAAAGGGGCTCCCACTCCCCCGACTGTGATTCCTCTCTCTCCCAAAGAGGCCCCTACTTCCCCGGTTTCAGTCACATGTCCCTTGGGGTCCACTGCCCCTCAGGCATCTAAAGGGCCCCGAATAAAGAAAGGCCCCACAGCTGTCAAAGCAGTGCTTGATGGTTCAGCTCCAGAAAGTGTACCAGTCATCACAACTCCCACTCAGAAAGGTCCAGCAGCCAAGAAGAGTTCTATTTCACCACCTGTGTGCCCAGATCCCTCAGCTCAGAATGGTACTAAAGGACCCCTTCCTGCAGTGGCTCCAGCTCCTCTACTGACAGTCTCTACTCAGAAAGGTTCTTCTCCAAAGGTTCCAAAAgccctccctgtctctcccttAAAGGGCACAGATTCTTTCCATTCCCCAAAGGGCTCCTTGCCGCCGCCTCCTGAGTCAGAGACATCTACCCCTTCAGCAACAGCTGCCCCAGAGAAGATACTTCCTAAAGCTGGATCAGTGTCTGTCTCTCCAGCACCTACCCCATCAGTCTCTCTGCCTCTTGCTTCCTCCCCAGTTCCCCCTCTGCTTCCTAAACAGCAATTTCTGCCGTCCTCACCTGGGCTGGTGCTGGAATCACCCTGTAAGCCCTCAGCCCCTGCTGATGAGGATGAGCTGCCGCCTCTGATTCCCCCGGAACCAATCTCGGGGGGAGTGCCTTTCCAGCCGGTCCTCGTCAACATGCCCACCCCTAAACCTGCTGGGATCCCTGCCCCAACCCCCTCTGCCAAGCAACCTGTTGTGAAGAACAATAAGG GGTCTGGAACAGAATCTGATAGTGATGAATCAGTCCCAGAGCTTGAGGAACAGGATTCTACACAGGCAACCACACAACAAGCTCAG ctggcagcagcagctgaaatCGATGAAGAACCAGTCAGTAAAGCAAAACAGAGCCGGAGTGAAAAGAAGGCACGGAAG gcTATGTCCAAACTGGGTCTTCGACAGGTTACAGGGGTTACTAGAGTCACTATCCGGAAATCTAAGAATATCCTTTTTGTCATCACAAAACCAGATGTGTACAAGAGCCCAGCTTCAGATACCTACATTGTTTTTGGGGAAGCCAAG ATTGAGGATTTATCTCAGCAAGCACAGTTAGCAGCTGCTGAGAAATTCAAAGTTCAAGGTGAAGCTGTCTCAAACATCCAAGAAAACACACAGACTCCAACTgtacaagaggagagtgaagaggaagag GTTGATGAAACAGGTGTGGAAGTTAAGGACATAGAATTGGTCATGTCACAAGCAAATGTGTCGAGAGCAAAGGCAGTCCGAGCCCTGAAGAACAACAGCAATGATATTGTAAATGCTATTATG GAATTAACAATGTAA
- the NACA gene encoding nascent polypeptide-associated complex subunit alpha isoform X2, translated as MPGEATETVPATEQELPQPQAETGSGTESDSDESVPELEEQDSTQATTQQAQLAAAAEIDEEPVSKAKQSRSEKKARKAMSKLGLRQVTGVTRVTIRKSKNILFVITKPDVYKSPASDTYIVFGEAKIEDLSQQAQLAAAEKFKVQGEAVSNIQENTQTPTVQEESEEEEVDETGVEVKDIELVMSQANVSRAKAVRALKNNSNDIVNAIMELTM; from the exons ATGCCCGGTGAAGCCACAGAAACCGTCCCTGCTACAGAGCAGGAGTTGCCACAGCCCCAGGCTGAGACAG GGTCTGGAACAGAATCTGATAGTGATGAATCAGTCCCAGAGCTTGAGGAACAGGATTCTACACAGGCAACCACACAACAAGCTCAG ctggcagcagcagctgaaatCGATGAAGAACCAGTCAGTAAAGCAAAACAGAGCCGGAGTGAAAAGAAGGCACGGAAG gcTATGTCCAAACTGGGTCTTCGACAGGTTACAGGGGTTACTAGAGTCACTATCCGGAAATCTAAGAATATCCTTTTTGTCATCACAAAACCAGATGTGTACAAGAGCCCAGCTTCAGATACCTACATTGTTTTTGGGGAAGCCAAG ATTGAGGATTTATCTCAGCAAGCACAGTTAGCAGCTGCTGAGAAATTCAAAGTTCAAGGTGAAGCTGTCTCAAACATCCAAGAAAACACACAGACTCCAACTgtacaagaggagagtgaagaggaagag GTTGATGAAACAGGTGTGGAAGTTAAGGACATAGAATTGGTCATGTCACAAGCAAATGTGTCGAGAGCAAAGGCAGTCCGAGCCCTGAAGAACAACAGCAATGATATTGTAAATGCTATTATG GAATTAACAATGTAA